A stretch of the Hippoglossus hippoglossus isolate fHipHip1 chromosome 1, fHipHip1.pri, whole genome shotgun sequence genome encodes the following:
- the micall1a gene encoding MICAL-like protein 1 isoform X4, with protein sequence MMGSLKALQEWCRIQCENYNDVEVKDMSTSFRDGLAFCAIIHRFRPDLIDFGLLSKENVYDNNRLAFEVAETQLGIPALLDPEDMVSMKVPDRLSIITYVSQYYNFFNNKSQANPPCMKRPSSVGYNEPAQKRPLTPLEDKVVESEPSQPSQTGGEAVQRSSLSSTCAACQKHVHLVQRFLVDGKLYHRNCFRCTECHSTLLPGSYKLVSDAGSLVCTHHLARQALANQNGRPDISKKPVVVPSSRIGRSTTPHTSPSVRDQAKTPSPVGRTNDTDMPTSVPASITPVTTNKTDVLEKAKDIEDSGAIEETPRSSSPPNPFDESDEEGEKEEETQTPVKYITNGDVPSTPVSNNEGVSRPVPAPRRVTEPTPPPRPAPRVRLPRTTDGLAVGERLKPPTPPKPRERSQSPGSLSSGTHKPKDPPWLALVQSESKKKKAPPPPPAGLATPPNAGSLSSLKGDGSRPSTPPPPPPANPFDDDDDENNEAEEEEGGEGGAIPPTVVASHPWYSISHAADSTGADTPPSGGSSSRSASPGSAKSKKRRPAPRAPQPPAGNQVLSQSQPSSCSPSPALSIESLSSGSDHSPSQPPLGGSASRDQEHTFTKSISEPSICSPCDPSDLPSSSTNEHLLHPSPSPYPSPMLSNASSAPATPQTSRSTGTKGAGAPPPRPSTTPSPLASGATQSHSKRICKENPFNRKASPSPAKSKTKPPKGSRPARPPAPGHGFPLIKRKVQTDQFIPVEDIHGEMSQLEKQLDELEQRGVELEKKLRDNPNDEDEECLLVDWFTLIHEKHLLVRREAELVYTAKQQNLEERQADVEYELRCLLNKPEKDWTGEDKSREQELMSELVTIIEQRNQIVNNMDQDRQREEEEDKLMEAMLKKKDFHKEPDSKQQQPHKKKGAKFKPIKVLKRLSHKGEPGNSHSPRKEKS encoded by the exons ATGATGGGATCCCTGAAGGCTCTGCAGGAGTGGTGTCGGATACAGTGTGAGAACTACAACGATGTGGAAGTAAAGGACATGTCCACGTCCTTCAGGGACGGTTTGGCATTTTGTGCCATAATCCACCGCTTCAGACCAGATCTGAT AGACTTTGGTTTGCTGTCTAAAGAGAACGTCTACGACAACAACCGACTG GCATTTGAAGTGGCCGAGACACAGCTGGGGATTCCAGCCCTGTTGGACCCAGAGGACATGGTGTCCATGAAAGTGCCTGACCGGCTCAGTATCATTACCTATGTCTCCCAGTATTACAACTTCTTCAACAACAAATCTCAAG CAAACCCACCTTGCATGAAGAGGCCGAGTTCTGTCGGTTATAATGAGCCGGCCCAGAAAAGACCTTTGACCCCTTTGGAAGACAAAGTGGTTGAGTCTGAG CCGAGCCAGCCCTCGCAGACGGGTGGAGAAGCGGTCCAGCGCAGCTCGCTCAGCAGCACCTGCGCTGCCTGCCAGAAACACGTCCACCTGGTGCAGAGGTTTCTGGTGGACGGCAAGCTCTACCATCGCAACTGCTTCAG GTGCACAGAGTGTCACAGCACTCTCCTTCCTGGATCTTACAAATTGGTGAGCGACGCTGGATCGTTGGTCTGTACACATCACCTCGCAAGACAAGCTTTAGCCAACCAGAATGGCCGACCGGACATCAGTAAGAAACCAGTGGTGGTTCCGTCTTCCAGGATTGGTCGCAGCACGACTCCTCACACCTCGCCCTCTGTGAGAGACCAGGCTAAGACTCCATCCCCAGTAGGCCGAACAAATGATACTGACATGCCTACCAGTGTCCCTGCCAGTATCACTCCtgttacaacaaataaaacagatgttttgGAAAAAGCAAAAGACATAGAAGATAGTGGAGCGATAGAGGAGACACCAcgttcctcttctccccccaACCCTTTTGACGAGagcgatgaagag ggagagaaagaggaggagactcAAACACCGGTCAAATATATAACCAACGGAGACGTTCCTTCTACGCCTGTCAGTAATAATGAAGGTGTCAGTCGGCCGGTTCCAGCGCCGCGCAGAGTTACTGaacccactcctcctcctcgtcctgccCCTCGGGTTCGACTACCCCGTACGACAGACGGCCTTGCAGTTG GGGAACGTCTGAAGCCTCCAACTCCTCCCAAACCTCGAGAGAGATCCCAGTCTCCCGGAAG CCTGTCCAGTGGCACCCATAAACCTAAAGACCCACCTTGGCTGGCCCTCGTCCAATCAGAatccaagaagaagaaagcccctccccctccccctgccGGATTGGCAACACCTCCCAATGCAggctctctgtcctctctcaaAGGGGATGGCTCCAGACCCAGCACACCGCCTCCGCCACCGCCCGCCAACCCATTtgacgatgatgacgatgaaAATAAcgaggcagaggaagaagaggggggtGAAGGAGGTGCGATTCCACCCACAGTGGTGGCGAGTCACCCGTGGTACAGCATCTCTCATGCGGCTGACTCAACAGGTGCCGACACTCCCCCTAGTGGAGGGAGTTCATCGCGCTCTGCCAGCCCCGGGAGTGCAAAGAGCAAGAAACGTCGTCCAGCACCACGGGCGCCGCAGCCCCCTGCTGGTAACCAAG TTCTTTCTCAATCTCAGCCTTCctcttgctctccctctccagctctCAGCATAGAGAGTCTGTCCTCGGGCTCAGACCACAGCCCCTCCCAGCCACCTTTGGGTGGCAGTGCCAGCAGGGACCAGGAACACACCTTCACCAAAAGTATCTCAGAGCCTTCCATTTGCTCACCATGCGACCCCTCTGACTtgccttcctcctccacaaacgAACACCTGCTTCATCCCTCCCCCAGCCCGTACCCTTCTCCTATGCTTTCAAACGCCAGCTCAGCTCCAGCCACCCCACAGACCAGTCGCAGTACGGGGACCAAAGGGGCTGGAGCCCCTCCACCACGACCCTCAACGACCCCCAGCCCACTGGCCTCCGGAgccacacagtcacacagcaaG CGGATTTGTAAAGAGAACCCGTTCAATAGGAAAGCTTCTCCCTCGCCTGCTAAGTCTAAAACCAAACCACCAAAAGGCTCACGTCCTGCAAGACCCCCGGCCCCTGGTCACGGCTTCCCACTCATCAAACGCAAA GTGCAGACAGATCAGTTTATCCCAGTGGAGGACATCCACGGAGAGATGAGTCAGCTGGAGAAACAGCTGgatgagctggagcagaggggagtggagctggagaagaagcTGAGAGACAACCCCAACG atgaggatgaggagtgCCTGTTGGTGGACTGGTTCACTCTGATCCATGAGAAACACCTTTTAGTCCGACGAGAAGCGGAGCTGGTCTACAC GGCCAAGCAGCAGAACCTGGAGGAGAGGCAGGCTGATGTGGAGTATGAGCTGAGGTGTCTTCTCAACAAACCAG AGAAAGACTGGACTGGGGAGGACAAGAGCCGGGAGCAGGAGCTAATGTCTGAGCTGGTCACCATCATTGAACAGCGCAACCAAATCGTCAACAACATGGACCAGGACAGGCAGAG ggaggaagaggaggacaaactAATGGAGGCCATGCTGAAGAAGAAAG aCTTTCACAAGGAACCCGACAGCAAGCAACAGCAGCCCCACAAGAAAAAAGGGGCAAAGTTCAAACCCATTAAGGTTCTGAAGCGGCTGAGCCATAAAGGAGAACCAGGCAATAGCCACAGCCCTCgcaaggagaagagctga
- the micall1a gene encoding MICAL-like protein 1 isoform X1 codes for MMGSLKALQEWCRIQCENYNDVEVKDMSTSFRDGLAFCAIIHRFRPDLIDFGLLSKENVYDNNRLAFEVAETQLGIPALLDPEDMVSMKVPDRLSIITYVSQYYNFFNNKSQANPPCMKRPSSVGYNEPAQKRPLTPLEDKVVESEPSQPSQTGGEAVQRSSLSSTCAACQKHVHLVQRFLVDGKLYHRNCFRCTECHSTLLPGSYKLVSDAGSLVCTHHLARQALANQNGRPDISKKPVVVPSSRIGRSTTPHTSPSVRDQAKTPSPVGRTNDTDMPTSVPASITPVTTNKTDVLEKAKDIEDSGAIEETPRSSSPPNPFDESDEEEDEGEKEEDEGEKEEETQTPVKYITNGDVPSTPVSNNEGVSRPVPAPRRVTEPTPPPRPAPRVRLPRTTDGLAVGERLKPPTPPKPRERSQSPGSLSSGTHKPKDPPWLALVQSESKKKKAPPPPPAGLATPPNAGSLSSLKGDGSRPSTPPPPPPANPFDDDDDENNEAEEEEGGEGGAIPPTVVASHPWYSISHAADSTGADTPPSGGSSSRSASPGSAKSKKRRPAPRAPQPPAGNQVLSQSQPSSCSPSPALSIESLSSGSDHSPSQPPLGGSASRDQEHTFTKSISEPSICSPCDPSDLPSSSTNEHLLHPSPSPYPSPMLSNASSAPATPQTSRSTGTKGAGAPPPRPSTTPSPLASGATQSHSKRICKENPFNRKASPSPAKSKTKPPKGSRPARPPAPGHGFPLIKRKVQTDQFIPVEDIHGEMSQLEKQLDELEQRGVELEKKLRDNPNDEDEECLLVDWFTLIHEKHLLVRREAELVYTAKQQNLEERQADVEYELRCLLNKPEKDWTGEDKSREQELMSELVTIIEQRNQIVNNMDQDRQREEEEDKLMEAMLKKKDFHKEPDSKQQQPHKKKGAKFKPIKVLKRLSHKGEPGNSHSPRKEKS; via the exons ATGATGGGATCCCTGAAGGCTCTGCAGGAGTGGTGTCGGATACAGTGTGAGAACTACAACGATGTGGAAGTAAAGGACATGTCCACGTCCTTCAGGGACGGTTTGGCATTTTGTGCCATAATCCACCGCTTCAGACCAGATCTGAT AGACTTTGGTTTGCTGTCTAAAGAGAACGTCTACGACAACAACCGACTG GCATTTGAAGTGGCCGAGACACAGCTGGGGATTCCAGCCCTGTTGGACCCAGAGGACATGGTGTCCATGAAAGTGCCTGACCGGCTCAGTATCATTACCTATGTCTCCCAGTATTACAACTTCTTCAACAACAAATCTCAAG CAAACCCACCTTGCATGAAGAGGCCGAGTTCTGTCGGTTATAATGAGCCGGCCCAGAAAAGACCTTTGACCCCTTTGGAAGACAAAGTGGTTGAGTCTGAG CCGAGCCAGCCCTCGCAGACGGGTGGAGAAGCGGTCCAGCGCAGCTCGCTCAGCAGCACCTGCGCTGCCTGCCAGAAACACGTCCACCTGGTGCAGAGGTTTCTGGTGGACGGCAAGCTCTACCATCGCAACTGCTTCAG GTGCACAGAGTGTCACAGCACTCTCCTTCCTGGATCTTACAAATTGGTGAGCGACGCTGGATCGTTGGTCTGTACACATCACCTCGCAAGACAAGCTTTAGCCAACCAGAATGGCCGACCGGACATCAGTAAGAAACCAGTGGTGGTTCCGTCTTCCAGGATTGGTCGCAGCACGACTCCTCACACCTCGCCCTCTGTGAGAGACCAGGCTAAGACTCCATCCCCAGTAGGCCGAACAAATGATACTGACATGCCTACCAGTGTCCCTGCCAGTATCACTCCtgttacaacaaataaaacagatgttttgGAAAAAGCAAAAGACATAGAAGATAGTGGAGCGATAGAGGAGACACCAcgttcctcttctccccccaACCCTTTTGACGAGagcgatgaagaggaggacgagggagagaaagaggaggacgagggagagaaagaggaggagactcAAACACCGGTCAAATATATAACCAACGGAGACGTTCCTTCTACGCCTGTCAGTAATAATGAAGGTGTCAGTCGGCCGGTTCCAGCGCCGCGCAGAGTTACTGaacccactcctcctcctcgtcctgccCCTCGGGTTCGACTACCCCGTACGACAGACGGCCTTGCAGTTG GGGAACGTCTGAAGCCTCCAACTCCTCCCAAACCTCGAGAGAGATCCCAGTCTCCCGGAAG CCTGTCCAGTGGCACCCATAAACCTAAAGACCCACCTTGGCTGGCCCTCGTCCAATCAGAatccaagaagaagaaagcccctccccctccccctgccGGATTGGCAACACCTCCCAATGCAggctctctgtcctctctcaaAGGGGATGGCTCCAGACCCAGCACACCGCCTCCGCCACCGCCCGCCAACCCATTtgacgatgatgacgatgaaAATAAcgaggcagaggaagaagaggggggtGAAGGAGGTGCGATTCCACCCACAGTGGTGGCGAGTCACCCGTGGTACAGCATCTCTCATGCGGCTGACTCAACAGGTGCCGACACTCCCCCTAGTGGAGGGAGTTCATCGCGCTCTGCCAGCCCCGGGAGTGCAAAGAGCAAGAAACGTCGTCCAGCACCACGGGCGCCGCAGCCCCCTGCTGGTAACCAAG TTCTTTCTCAATCTCAGCCTTCctcttgctctccctctccagctctCAGCATAGAGAGTCTGTCCTCGGGCTCAGACCACAGCCCCTCCCAGCCACCTTTGGGTGGCAGTGCCAGCAGGGACCAGGAACACACCTTCACCAAAAGTATCTCAGAGCCTTCCATTTGCTCACCATGCGACCCCTCTGACTtgccttcctcctccacaaacgAACACCTGCTTCATCCCTCCCCCAGCCCGTACCCTTCTCCTATGCTTTCAAACGCCAGCTCAGCTCCAGCCACCCCACAGACCAGTCGCAGTACGGGGACCAAAGGGGCTGGAGCCCCTCCACCACGACCCTCAACGACCCCCAGCCCACTGGCCTCCGGAgccacacagtcacacagcaaG CGGATTTGTAAAGAGAACCCGTTCAATAGGAAAGCTTCTCCCTCGCCTGCTAAGTCTAAAACCAAACCACCAAAAGGCTCACGTCCTGCAAGACCCCCGGCCCCTGGTCACGGCTTCCCACTCATCAAACGCAAA GTGCAGACAGATCAGTTTATCCCAGTGGAGGACATCCACGGAGAGATGAGTCAGCTGGAGAAACAGCTGgatgagctggagcagaggggagtggagctggagaagaagcTGAGAGACAACCCCAACG atgaggatgaggagtgCCTGTTGGTGGACTGGTTCACTCTGATCCATGAGAAACACCTTTTAGTCCGACGAGAAGCGGAGCTGGTCTACAC GGCCAAGCAGCAGAACCTGGAGGAGAGGCAGGCTGATGTGGAGTATGAGCTGAGGTGTCTTCTCAACAAACCAG AGAAAGACTGGACTGGGGAGGACAAGAGCCGGGAGCAGGAGCTAATGTCTGAGCTGGTCACCATCATTGAACAGCGCAACCAAATCGTCAACAACATGGACCAGGACAGGCAGAG ggaggaagaggaggacaaactAATGGAGGCCATGCTGAAGAAGAAAG aCTTTCACAAGGAACCCGACAGCAAGCAACAGCAGCCCCACAAGAAAAAAGGGGCAAAGTTCAAACCCATTAAGGTTCTGAAGCGGCTGAGCCATAAAGGAGAACCAGGCAATAGCCACAGCCCTCgcaaggagaagagctga
- the micall1a gene encoding MICAL-like protein 1 isoform X3, protein MMGSLKALQEWCRIQCENYNDVEVKDMSTSFRDGLAFCAIIHRFRPDLIDFGLLSKENVYDNNRLAFEVAETQLGIPALLDPEDMVSMKVPDRLSIITYVSQYYNFFNNKSQANPPCMKRPSSVGYNEPAQKRPLTPLEDKVVESEPSQPSQTGGEAVQRSSLSSTCAACQKHVHLVQRFLVDGKLYHRNCFRCTECHSTLLPGSYKLVSDAGSLVCTHHLARQALANQNGRPDISKKPVVVPSSRIGRSTTPHTSPSVRDQAKTPSPVGRTNDTDMPTSVPASITPVTTNKTDVLEKAKDIEDSGAIEETPRSSSPPNPFDESDEEEDEGEKEEDEGEKEEETQTPVKYITNGDVPSTPVSNNEGVSRPVPAPRRVTEPTPPPRPAPRVRLPRERLKPPTPPKPRERSQSPGSLSSGTHKPKDPPWLALVQSESKKKKAPPPPPAGLATPPNAGSLSSLKGDGSRPSTPPPPPPANPFDDDDDENNEAEEEEGGEGGAIPPTVVASHPWYSISHAADSTGADTPPSGGSSSRSASPGSAKSKKRRPAPRAPQPPAGNQVLSQSQPSSCSPSPALSIESLSSGSDHSPSQPPLGGSASRDQEHTFTKSISEPSICSPCDPSDLPSSSTNEHLLHPSPSPYPSPMLSNASSAPATPQTSRSTGTKGAGAPPPRPSTTPSPLASGATQSHSKRICKENPFNRKASPSPAKSKTKPPKGSRPARPPAPGHGFPLIKRKVQTDQFIPVEDIHGEMSQLEKQLDELEQRGVELEKKLRDNPNDEDEECLLVDWFTLIHEKHLLVRREAELVYTAKQQNLEERQADVEYELRCLLNKPEKDWTGEDKSREQELMSELVTIIEQRNQIVNNMDQDRQREEEEDKLMEAMLKKKDFHKEPDSKQQQPHKKKGAKFKPIKVLKRLSHKGEPGNSHSPRKEKS, encoded by the exons ATGATGGGATCCCTGAAGGCTCTGCAGGAGTGGTGTCGGATACAGTGTGAGAACTACAACGATGTGGAAGTAAAGGACATGTCCACGTCCTTCAGGGACGGTTTGGCATTTTGTGCCATAATCCACCGCTTCAGACCAGATCTGAT AGACTTTGGTTTGCTGTCTAAAGAGAACGTCTACGACAACAACCGACTG GCATTTGAAGTGGCCGAGACACAGCTGGGGATTCCAGCCCTGTTGGACCCAGAGGACATGGTGTCCATGAAAGTGCCTGACCGGCTCAGTATCATTACCTATGTCTCCCAGTATTACAACTTCTTCAACAACAAATCTCAAG CAAACCCACCTTGCATGAAGAGGCCGAGTTCTGTCGGTTATAATGAGCCGGCCCAGAAAAGACCTTTGACCCCTTTGGAAGACAAAGTGGTTGAGTCTGAG CCGAGCCAGCCCTCGCAGACGGGTGGAGAAGCGGTCCAGCGCAGCTCGCTCAGCAGCACCTGCGCTGCCTGCCAGAAACACGTCCACCTGGTGCAGAGGTTTCTGGTGGACGGCAAGCTCTACCATCGCAACTGCTTCAG GTGCACAGAGTGTCACAGCACTCTCCTTCCTGGATCTTACAAATTGGTGAGCGACGCTGGATCGTTGGTCTGTACACATCACCTCGCAAGACAAGCTTTAGCCAACCAGAATGGCCGACCGGACATCAGTAAGAAACCAGTGGTGGTTCCGTCTTCCAGGATTGGTCGCAGCACGACTCCTCACACCTCGCCCTCTGTGAGAGACCAGGCTAAGACTCCATCCCCAGTAGGCCGAACAAATGATACTGACATGCCTACCAGTGTCCCTGCCAGTATCACTCCtgttacaacaaataaaacagatgttttgGAAAAAGCAAAAGACATAGAAGATAGTGGAGCGATAGAGGAGACACCAcgttcctcttctccccccaACCCTTTTGACGAGagcgatgaagaggaggacgagggagagaaagaggaggacgagggagagaaagaggaggagactcAAACACCGGTCAAATATATAACCAACGGAGACGTTCCTTCTACGCCTGTCAGTAATAATGAAGGTGTCAGTCGGCCGGTTCCAGCGCCGCGCAGAGTTACTGaacccactcctcctcctcgtcctgccCCTCGGGTTCGACTACCCC GGGAACGTCTGAAGCCTCCAACTCCTCCCAAACCTCGAGAGAGATCCCAGTCTCCCGGAAG CCTGTCCAGTGGCACCCATAAACCTAAAGACCCACCTTGGCTGGCCCTCGTCCAATCAGAatccaagaagaagaaagcccctccccctccccctgccGGATTGGCAACACCTCCCAATGCAggctctctgtcctctctcaaAGGGGATGGCTCCAGACCCAGCACACCGCCTCCGCCACCGCCCGCCAACCCATTtgacgatgatgacgatgaaAATAAcgaggcagaggaagaagaggggggtGAAGGAGGTGCGATTCCACCCACAGTGGTGGCGAGTCACCCGTGGTACAGCATCTCTCATGCGGCTGACTCAACAGGTGCCGACACTCCCCCTAGTGGAGGGAGTTCATCGCGCTCTGCCAGCCCCGGGAGTGCAAAGAGCAAGAAACGTCGTCCAGCACCACGGGCGCCGCAGCCCCCTGCTGGTAACCAAG TTCTTTCTCAATCTCAGCCTTCctcttgctctccctctccagctctCAGCATAGAGAGTCTGTCCTCGGGCTCAGACCACAGCCCCTCCCAGCCACCTTTGGGTGGCAGTGCCAGCAGGGACCAGGAACACACCTTCACCAAAAGTATCTCAGAGCCTTCCATTTGCTCACCATGCGACCCCTCTGACTtgccttcctcctccacaaacgAACACCTGCTTCATCCCTCCCCCAGCCCGTACCCTTCTCCTATGCTTTCAAACGCCAGCTCAGCTCCAGCCACCCCACAGACCAGTCGCAGTACGGGGACCAAAGGGGCTGGAGCCCCTCCACCACGACCCTCAACGACCCCCAGCCCACTGGCCTCCGGAgccacacagtcacacagcaaG CGGATTTGTAAAGAGAACCCGTTCAATAGGAAAGCTTCTCCCTCGCCTGCTAAGTCTAAAACCAAACCACCAAAAGGCTCACGTCCTGCAAGACCCCCGGCCCCTGGTCACGGCTTCCCACTCATCAAACGCAAA GTGCAGACAGATCAGTTTATCCCAGTGGAGGACATCCACGGAGAGATGAGTCAGCTGGAGAAACAGCTGgatgagctggagcagaggggagtggagctggagaagaagcTGAGAGACAACCCCAACG atgaggatgaggagtgCCTGTTGGTGGACTGGTTCACTCTGATCCATGAGAAACACCTTTTAGTCCGACGAGAAGCGGAGCTGGTCTACAC GGCCAAGCAGCAGAACCTGGAGGAGAGGCAGGCTGATGTGGAGTATGAGCTGAGGTGTCTTCTCAACAAACCAG AGAAAGACTGGACTGGGGAGGACAAGAGCCGGGAGCAGGAGCTAATGTCTGAGCTGGTCACCATCATTGAACAGCGCAACCAAATCGTCAACAACATGGACCAGGACAGGCAGAG ggaggaagaggaggacaaactAATGGAGGCCATGCTGAAGAAGAAAG aCTTTCACAAGGAACCCGACAGCAAGCAACAGCAGCCCCACAAGAAAAAAGGGGCAAAGTTCAAACCCATTAAGGTTCTGAAGCGGCTGAGCCATAAAGGAGAACCAGGCAATAGCCACAGCCCTCgcaaggagaagagctga